In Natronococcus occultus SP4, the following proteins share a genomic window:
- a CDS encoding polysaccharide deacetylase family protein — MGSVVISLDAELGWGFHDREVPASLLRDSRDNWLHLRDLFDAYEISATWAVTGHLFLDACHHSHRNHPAGERCCQHGVGDLAANDVWCGTELVEEIATADVDHEIAGHGFTHVHLEHERMSEEFATREIENCARAAARQGYDLSSFVFPVNRVRHRDVLAEHGFECYRGVNRLHEDCGTVERQLTKVSSAVVGKPTPPIVEPEIDEHGLVNVPASVFLFNFGSEYEKPFSALGEDPVVRQVEAGIDEVADADDGVLHLWLHPHNLRTSSHHRRLRSIVRYIDRRRQTDGLQVETMADVANRVRRTERSRTEPARVV; from the coding sequence ATGGGATCGGTCGTTATCTCACTCGACGCCGAGCTCGGCTGGGGGTTTCACGACAGGGAGGTCCCGGCGTCGCTACTCCGGGATAGCCGCGACAACTGGCTGCATCTTCGAGATCTGTTTGACGCCTACGAGATTTCGGCGACGTGGGCGGTTACCGGTCACCTGTTTCTGGACGCCTGTCACCACAGTCACCGGAACCACCCCGCAGGCGAGCGGTGCTGTCAGCACGGCGTCGGTGATCTCGCGGCGAACGATGTCTGGTGTGGCACGGAGCTCGTCGAGGAGATCGCGACCGCAGACGTCGACCACGAGATCGCCGGCCACGGATTCACGCACGTCCACCTCGAGCACGAACGAATGAGCGAGGAGTTCGCGACCCGGGAGATCGAGAACTGCGCTCGAGCCGCGGCTCGGCAGGGGTACGACCTGTCGTCGTTCGTCTTCCCCGTCAACAGGGTCCGTCACCGCGATGTCCTTGCGGAGCACGGGTTCGAGTGTTACCGTGGCGTCAACCGCCTTCACGAGGACTGCGGAACCGTAGAGCGACAGCTCACGAAGGTCTCGAGCGCCGTCGTCGGGAAACCGACACCGCCGATCGTCGAGCCCGAGATCGACGAACACGGGCTGGTCAACGTGCCGGCGTCGGTCTTCCTGTTCAACTTCGGCAGCGAGTACGAGAAGCCGTTCTCCGCGCTCGGCGAGGACCCGGTCGTCAGGCAGGTCGAAGCTGGGATCGACGAGGTCGCGGACGCAGACGATGGCGTGTTACACCTCTGGTTGCACCCTCATAACCTCCGGACGTCGTCCCACCACCGACGGCTTCGGTCGATCGTCCGGTACATCGACCGTCGGCGTCAAACCGACGGTCTGCAGGTCGAGACGATGGCCGACGTGGCCAACCGCGTGCGCCGGACCGAGCGGTCCCGAACCGAGCCCGCGAGGGTGGTGTAA